From the Streptomyces umbrinus genome, one window contains:
- a CDS encoding DUF932 domain-containing protein, whose protein sequence is MTDTRNASFEDLTQILERDQEAKVDMVAPASAITSVGGNLTVTGVDPVLTPSGVTSADGAYRPTAVADEGIADKLKIPTAYLRRMRAEAVDLYDLNVNGWLQRDPTRRFLLRAFKGEPGVLRAWLSDGYKIIDHLDMATAVLSGIRESGHPVKITGADLTERRMIVRVESEHVAALAPELLRGYRSPFTGQTGDQLPVVSAGFVLTNSEVGSGKYAITPRIVARVCGNGMTITKDAFGKVHLGARMSEGIVEFSKDTQEKNLALITAQTRDAVATFMNRDYVERKLADIQREAGREITSPAETVELVAKQLRFSDSVRDSVFNHFIKGGQTTAGGIMQAITATAQTLDDGDAAYELEAQALSAMTIAAAA, encoded by the coding sequence GTGACGGACACCCGCAACGCATCCTTTGAGGACCTGACGCAGATCCTGGAGCGGGACCAGGAGGCCAAGGTCGACATGGTGGCCCCTGCCTCCGCCATCACCTCAGTTGGCGGCAACCTCACCGTGACCGGGGTGGATCCGGTACTGACGCCCAGTGGCGTGACAAGCGCTGATGGCGCCTACCGCCCCACCGCCGTAGCCGACGAGGGGATTGCTGACAAACTGAAGATCCCTACCGCCTACCTGCGCCGTATGCGCGCCGAAGCGGTCGACCTGTACGACCTCAACGTCAATGGCTGGCTTCAGAGGGACCCCACCCGCCGTTTCCTGCTTCGTGCCTTCAAGGGCGAGCCGGGCGTACTGCGTGCGTGGCTTTCCGACGGCTACAAGATCATTGACCATCTGGACATGGCCACCGCCGTACTGTCGGGCATCCGGGAGTCTGGGCACCCCGTGAAGATCACGGGCGCCGACCTTACGGAGCGGCGCATGATCGTGCGGGTGGAGTCCGAGCACGTCGCAGCGCTTGCTCCCGAGCTGCTGCGCGGGTACCGGTCGCCGTTCACCGGGCAGACGGGTGATCAGTTGCCCGTTGTCTCGGCCGGGTTCGTTCTCACCAACAGCGAGGTAGGCAGCGGCAAGTACGCGATCACACCCCGCATCGTCGCGCGGGTGTGCGGCAACGGTATGACGATCACGAAGGACGCGTTCGGCAAGGTGCACCTTGGTGCCCGGATGAGCGAGGGGATCGTCGAGTTCTCGAAGGACACCCAGGAGAAGAATCTCGCGCTGATCACGGCTCAGACCCGTGACGCCGTCGCAACGTTCATGAACCGCGACTATGTCGAGCGGAAGCTGGCCGACATCCAGCGGGAGGCAGGCCGCGAGATCACCAGCCCGGCCGAGACCGTGGAACTGGTGGCAAAGCAGCTGCGGTTCTCCGACAGTGTGCGCGACTCCGTGTTCAACCACTTCATCAAGGGTGGCCAGACCACGGCGGGCGGGATCATGCAGGCCATCACCGCTACCGCGCAGACCCTCGATGACGGGGATGCGGCCTACGAGCTGGAGGCGCAGGCCCTTTCCGCCATGACCATCGCCGCAGCGGCGTAG
- a CDS encoding DUF3846 domain-containing protein has translation MTRTPSALLLTCDAQLVEIDLPFGHDSESSAERRAVLRAALRCDRFDVVALTRQWDMWIDDDGLYNHSVNPAATALARRFGYTHQPYHGPVLLTGGPDAEGNTLPLLRQQLIGLLLTLEDL, from the coding sequence ATGACGAGAACCCCCTCCGCCCTGCTCCTGACCTGCGACGCACAACTCGTGGAAATCGACCTGCCGTTCGGCCATGACAGCGAATCCAGCGCCGAGCGCCGCGCAGTGCTGCGCGCGGCCCTGCGATGCGACCGATTCGACGTCGTCGCCCTGACCCGCCAGTGGGACATGTGGATTGACGACGACGGTCTGTACAACCACTCCGTGAATCCCGCCGCAACGGCACTCGCCCGGCGGTTCGGCTACACACACCAGCCCTACCACGGCCCTGTCCTGCTCACCGGAGGGCCCGACGCGGAAGGCAACACCCTCCCGCTGCTGAGGCAGCAACTCATCGGCCTACTGCTCACCTTGGAAGACCTGTGA